The following are encoded together in the Girardinichthys multiradiatus isolate DD_20200921_A chromosome X, DD_fGirMul_XY1, whole genome shotgun sequence genome:
- the LOC124863234 gene encoding GATOR complex protein NPRL3-like isoform X3, with the protein MSITDKAIYREQCPVTDEQLVAGFSDSTLATILATKSDICGKKFELKIDNVRFVGHPTLLQHSPSIHPAFIQVSKTDPSPKRDMPTMILFNVVFALRANADPSVISCMHNLSRRIAIALQHEERRCQYLTREAKLMLAMQDEITTMTYGNPQSPFKQILPKCKLARDLKEVYDRLCTTGVVRLHINNWLEVSFCLPHKIHRVGVNYIPPEALERSLKAIRPYHALLLLESEKALLGQLPLDCSPAMVRLIKTCSAVKNLQQLAQDTDLALLQIFQIAAHLVYWGKAIIIFPLCENNVYMLSPHANISLYSPLAEHFAQQFSGYDLPSMLAKFSLPVSLAEFRNPLEAPAQEVQLIQMVVWMLQRRLLIQLHTYVCLLIPPSEDEPAQREEELPLAARVGGRSLSTPSALSFGSPTSSDDMTLTSPSMENSSAELLPGGDSPLNKRMTETLLTSLSEHERQIILNIPAAQNPEDLRMFARLLHYFRGHHHLEEIMYNENMRRSQLKTLFDKFRSVLIVTNHEDPIISIFQSPME; encoded by the exons ATGTCCATTACTGACAAAGCTATTTATAG GGAGCAATGTCCAGTAACTGACGAACAGTTGGTAGCAGG GTTTTCTGATAGCACCCTGGCCACCATCCTGGCTACCAAGTCTGACATTTGCGGAAAGAAGTTTGAATTGAAGATTGACAATGTTCGATTTGTGGGTCACCCTACTCTTCTGCAGCATTCTCCCAGCATTCATCCAGCATTCATCCAg GTTTCCAAAACCGATCCTTCGCCCAAGAGAGACATGCCTACGATGATCTTGTTTAATGTGGTTTTTGCACTAAGG GCAAACGCCGACCCGTCTGTAATCAGCTGCATGCACAACCTGTCTCGGCGCATCGCTATAGCCCTTCAGCATGAGGAGCGCCGTTGCCAGTATCTGACCAGAGAAGCCAAGCTAATGCTGGCCATGCAAGACGAGATCACCACTATGA CATATGGAAACCCTCAGTCCCCATTTaaacaaattcttccaaaatgtaAACTAGCCAGGGACTTGAAGGAGGTCTACGACAG aCTTTGTACAACCGGTGTGGTACGGCTACATATTAACAACTGGCTGGAGGTCAGCTTCTGCTTACCTCATAAGATCCACAGGGTTGGTGTTAACTACATCCCCCCAGAGGCATTAGAGCGCAGTCTGAAGGCCATAAG GCCTTATCATGCCCTGCTGCTGCTAGAAAGTGAGAAGGCACTGTTGGGCCAGCTTCCTCTGGACTGCTCGCCTGCGATGGTGCGCCTGATCAAGACCTGTTCAGCAGTGAAAAACCTGCAGCAGCTAGCCCAAGACACTGACCTGGCCTTACTTCAG ATCTTCCAAATTGCTGCTCACTTGGTTTATTGGGGCAAGGCGATCATCATCTTTCCTCTGTGTGAGAATAACGTCTATATGCTGTCTCCTCATGCCAACATCTCTCT TTACTCCCCTTTGGCTGAGCATTTTGCTCAGCAGTTTTCTGGCTATGATCTGCCCTCCATGTTGGCCAAATTCTCGCTACCGGTCTCACTGGCAGAATTCAGAAACCCTCTGGAAGCTCCTGCACAGGAG GTCCAGCTGATCCAGATGGTGGTGTGGATGCTCCAGCGCCGCCTGCTCATCCAACTACACACTTACGTTTGCCTTTTAATACCACCTAGTGAAGATGAGCCTGCACAAAGGGAGGAAGAACTTCCACTGGCTGCTCGAGTTGGAGGTCGCAGTCTCAGCACTCCAAGCGCTCTCAGTTTTGGTTCTCCAA CCAGCAGTGATGACATGACCTTAACTAGTCCCAGTATGGAGAACTCCAGTGCTGAGCTGCTGCCCGGCGGAGACTCTCCTTTGAATAAAAGGATGACAGAAACGCTCCTTACAAGCCTGTCAGAGCATGAAAGGCAGATTATACTGAACATCCCAGCAGCGCAAAATCCAGAGGATCTGCGAATGTTTGCGAG GCTGCTGCACTATTTTCGGGGACATCACCACCTGGAAGAAATCATGTACAATGAGAACATGAGGCGATCGCAACTCAAGACGCTGTTCGACAAGTTCCGGAGCGTCCTTATTGTGACAAACCACGAAGATCCCATTATTTCCATCTTTCAGTCACCCATGGAGTAG